The Impatiens glandulifera chromosome 3, dImpGla2.1, whole genome shotgun sequence genome contains a region encoding:
- the LOC124929707 gene encoding AP2/ERF and B3 domain-containing transcription factor At1g51120-like, whose amino-acid sequence MASMGEALDPVGRNIQFSRHTKFKGVVIKPNGHWGAQIYANHHRVWLGTFKTENEAARAYDSAAIRLREGDSQRNFPWTDTTQQEPLFQNDYTTEMILQMIKDGSYPLKFADFLTNKRYQEKTSKSRDESMHDENGYVSQTLMFQKELTLSDVGKLNRLVIPKRYAIRYFPSISEEHEDENTRADETILTFLDMKMRTWRFRYCYWKSSQSYVLTKGWNRFVKENKLKEKDMVVFSSCKYLDGQDKGHTFFMIGVTNGHDQMDHNLAVGTVDSSHEYAQREELHIDGGGLEPNNVVEPKVDHEGSENEAIFEDGLKNVVRIFGVEITSQY is encoded by the coding sequence ATGGCGTCAATGGGGGAAGCTTTGGACCCCGTTGGTCGCAATATTCAATTTTCTCGCCACACCAAGTTTAAAGGAGTTGTCATTAAGCCAAATGGCCATTGGGGTGCCCAAATTTACGCAAACCACCATCGAGTTTGGCTAGGGACTTTTAAAACGGAGAATGAAGCGGCTAGAGCTTATGACAGTGCTGCCATTAGGCTTAGGGAGGGTGACAGCCAAAGGAATTTCCCGTGGACTGACACAACCCAACAAGAACCTCTCTTCCAAAATGACTACACAACTGAAATGATCCTTCAAATGATCAAGGATGGATCCTACCCTTTGAAGTTTGCTGATTTCTTGACTAATAAGAGATATCAAGAAAAGACAAGTAAATCACGTGATGAGTCAATGCATGATGAAAATGGGTATGTTAGTCAAACATTAATGTTTCAAAAAGAGTTGACTCTAAGCGACGTGGGCAAGCTAAACCGGCTAGTAATACCTAAACGTTATGCAATTAGGTACTTTCCTAGTATTTCCGAGGAACACGAGGATGAGAATACTAGGGCAGATGAAACCATACTTACTTTTTTGGACATGAAAATGAGGACATGGCGGTTTCGTTACTGTTATTGGAAGAGTAGCCAAAGCTATGTGTTGACTAAGGGATGGAATAGATTTGTGAAGGAGAACAAGCTCAAGGAAAAAGACATGGTTGTGTTCTCTTCGTGCAAGTACTTGGATGGACAAGATAAGGgtcacacgtttttcatgatTGGAGTTACTAATGGTCATGATCAAATGGATCACAATCTTGCAGTTGGGACAGTTGATTCTAGCCACGAATATGCTCAACGAGAGGAACTACATATTGATGGTGGTGGACTTGAACCAAACAATGTTGTTGAGCCTAAGGTGGATCATGAAGGGAGCGAAAATGAAGCAATTTTTGAAGATGGTTTGAAGAATGTTGTTAGGATCTTTGGGGTGGAAATAACATCACAATACTAA